A single genomic interval of Mercenaria mercenaria strain notata unplaced genomic scaffold, MADL_Memer_1 contig_3709, whole genome shotgun sequence harbors:
- the LOC128553330 gene encoding coiled-coil alpha-helical rod protein 1-like: MVQQKSSDITCKKDESNWKAKVRDLEQKLSSAKNQIEQLSHALSDKDAQLNMESNNCNRLQLELSEAQQLALCLDDRVQENVQNAQLLQEFAASVWAKYQENLEILNTAMASLKAYGQRISFASGRMEMLQGLFARKEAMLKLQIEKGDIPERDVSQNVVEIEKQDSEESSYLCCELERVTQERDNLAAQIKQDSLTLDSKVLSIRAQVEEEIETLKQTKSDLEGIVQDKSQKCVKLSEKLEKCENDLDYANQNIEELKTSLGRQELNMQQILEEQRHEVENQFSDRLADMDRQINEAKREHAKAVVSVRQLERQMTREKERFTEQLSTTEEHYKRQLDLLQGQLKAVEKERNLMMATLRQEGLVGKLKSERLEPVTHNWDRDEELVRDHTEPVSSTVVTYSQPEIQQETDEALTTVLEDLKSLTDAVLKDDNSETDSENDL, encoded by the exons ATGGTACAGCAGAAGTCTTCagatattacatgtaaaaaagACGAGAGCAACTGGAAAGCTAAG GTACGAGATTTAGAGCAGAAATTGTCATCAGCCAAGAACCAGATAGAACAGTTGTCACATGCCCTGTCAGACAAGGATGCCCAACTTAACATGGAATCTAATAATTGTAAT AGATTACAGTTGGAACTATCAGAAGCCCAGCAACTTGCCTTATGTTTGGACGACAGAGTAcaagaaaatgttcaaaatgcTCAACTACTCCAGGAGTTTGCTGCAAG tgtttgggcaaAGTATCAAGAAAACCTGGAAATTCTGAACACAGCTATGGCCAGTCTGAAAGCTTACGGACAGAGAATCAGCTTTGCAAGTGGTCGCATGGAAATGTTACAAG GATTATTTGCTCGAAAGGAAGCCATGCTGAAACTTCAGATAGAGAAAGGGGATATACCAGAGAGAGATGTCAGTCAGAATGTTGTAGAAATTGAGAAACAAGACAG TGAAGAAAGTTCCTATTTGTGTTGTGAATTGGAGAGAGTGACTCAAGAGAGGGATAATTTAGCTGCTCAAATAAAACAGGACTCCCTCACCTTGGACAGTAAAGTTCTCTCTATCAGAGCTCAAG TTGAGGAGGAAATtgaaacattaaaacaaacaaaatctgatCTGGAAGGCATTGTACAGGACAAATCACAG aaatgtgtcaaGCTGTCGGAGAAGTTGGAAAAATGTGAGAATGATTTGGACTATGCCAACCAGAATATAGAAGAACTAAAGACCTCACTGGGTAGACAAGAACTCAACATGCAACAGA TACTAGAAGAACAGAGACACGAGGTTGAGAACCAATTCTCTGACAGACTGGCCGACATGGACAGACAAATTAATGAGGCTAAACGAGAACATGCAAAAGCAG TGGTATCAGTACGGCAGTTAGAAAGACAGATGACAAGAGAGAAGGAACGTTTTACTGAACAGTTGTCAACTACCGAGGAACATTATAAACGTCAACTTGACCTACTTCAGGGGCAACTTAAAGCTGTTGAGAAGGAAAGAAATCTCATGATG GCAACTCTTCGACAAGAAGGACTTGTGGGTAAATTAAAGAGTGAGAGACTGGAACCAGTCACACATAATTGGGATAGGGATGAGGAACTAGTCAGGGATCATACAGAGCCAGTATCTAGTACAGTAGTCACATATTCGCAACCAGAAATACAGCAag AGACAGATGAAGCACTGACAACAGTGTTAGAAGATCTCAAGTCACTCACTGACGCTGTGTTAAAAGACGATAATTCTGAAACTGACTCGGAAAATGATTTATAG